The Marinomonas sp. CT5 genome contains the following window.
TGGCGTTTTTTTGCTGTTGGATTCGATATTCCTGTTGTAAATAGGTTTCCTTGGCAAAAGGATTGACTTCTTGTCTCTAAGTCTTTGAACTTAGTTAAATTCACTTGTGTTTAAGGCAATATCATTGTGACCACCCATTCTGTTCTTACTTCTAAGTTACCTTCTGTCGGCACCACTATTTTTACCAAAATGTCCGCTCTTGCGGCCGAAAAAGGCGCAATTAATTTATCTCAGGGTTTTCCAGACTTCCCACCTGACTCTCGATTATTGGAGCGCGCATCCCAAGCGATTTTAACCGGCAATAATCAATATTCGCCTATGACAGGTTTGCCAATGCTCAGAGACGCTATTGCGAGCTTGATTAAGCGACATTACGGCCGAAATGTTAGCTCGAATGATGAAGTTACGGTGACGAGCGGGGCGTCGGAAGCCATTTTTGATGCCATTGCTGCCTTGGTACAGAACGGCGATGAAGTGATTCTGTTTGATCCAGCTTATGATCTATATGAACCCGCTGTCAGTCTAGCAGGCGGTGTGTGCCGCCGAGTGACTTTGAAAGCGCCAGATTTTCGTCCTGACTGGCAGGCGTTTTCTGAGCTGCTAACGGATAAGACGCGTTTAGTCATCATTAACACGCCACATAATCCAACAGGAAGCTGTTGGTTGGAAGAGGATTTAGAGTCTTTATGGCAAGCGATTGCTCAGCGCGATATTTATGTTTTGTCCGATGAAGTCTATGAATTTATTCACTTTGGAAATTCAGCAGTGAGTGTTCACAAACATACTGAGTTGGCGAAACGCAGCTTGGTGGTGTCT
Protein-coding sequences here:
- a CDS encoding methionine aminotransferase, encoding MTTHSVLTSKLPSVGTTIFTKMSALAAEKGAINLSQGFPDFPPDSRLLERASQAILTGNNQYSPMTGLPMLRDAIASLIKRHYGRNVSSNDEVTVTSGASEAIFDAIAALVQNGDEVILFDPAYDLYEPAVSLAGGVCRRVTLKAPDFRPDWQAFSELLTDKTRLVIINTPHNPTGSCWLEEDLESLWQAIAQRDIYVLSDEVYEFIHFGNSAVSVHKHTELAKRSLVVSSFGKSFHLTGWKVGYIVAPKALTVELRKVHQFVSFCTATPLQQALAEHLVAEPEASAGLSGFYQQKRDVLRNALADSRFTLLPCSGTYFQLLDYSEISDLDDVAFCEWLIDRVGVAAIPVSVFYQQPPTNQRLIRLCFAKEESTLLDAAQRLARL